The Streptomyces aurantiacus genome includes a region encoding these proteins:
- a CDS encoding SDR family NAD(P)-dependent oxidoreductase: protein MATRTGITTPFTSRSTAADVIAGIDLTGRRAVVTGAASGIGVETARALAGAGAEVTLAVRDTATGDRIAKDIRAATGSEGVRVAALDLTDPASVRAFTATWQGPLHILVNNAGVMAAPESRTPQGWELQFATNHLGHFALATGLHEALAAAGGARVASVSSSGHLFSPVVFDDLHFTERPYDPWLAYGQSKTANVLFAVEAGRRWAADGITVNALMPGGIQTNLGRYMDDARMGLFMAHLRALLGEGTPLPEMSFKSVEQGAATSVLLATSPLLDGISGRYFEDCNEAPLHQPGTNTGVAPHALDPEAAERLWQVSEQLLD from the coding sequence ATGGCCACGAGGACAGGCATCACCACTCCGTTCACCAGCCGGTCCACGGCTGCCGACGTCATCGCGGGCATCGACCTCACGGGCCGCCGCGCTGTCGTCACCGGGGCGGCGTCCGGCATCGGCGTGGAGACCGCCCGAGCGCTGGCCGGCGCCGGCGCGGAGGTCACGCTGGCCGTGCGGGACACCGCCACCGGCGATCGCATCGCGAAGGATATCCGGGCCGCCACCGGCTCCGAAGGCGTACGGGTAGCCGCCCTGGACCTGACCGATCCGGCGTCCGTCCGCGCGTTCACCGCCACCTGGCAGGGCCCGCTGCACATCCTCGTCAACAACGCCGGTGTCATGGCCGCCCCGGAGAGCCGCACACCCCAGGGCTGGGAGTTGCAGTTCGCCACCAACCACCTGGGGCACTTCGCCCTGGCCACCGGGCTGCACGAGGCACTCGCGGCGGCCGGCGGCGCCCGGGTGGCGTCGGTGAGTTCCAGCGGGCACCTGTTCTCACCCGTCGTCTTCGACGACCTCCACTTCACCGAGCGGCCTTACGATCCGTGGCTGGCGTACGGCCAGTCCAAGACCGCAAACGTGTTGTTCGCGGTCGAGGCCGGCCGGCGATGGGCCGCCGACGGGATCACGGTCAATGCGCTGATGCCCGGAGGGATCCAGACCAACCTGGGACGCTACATGGACGACGCCCGGATGGGCCTGTTCATGGCCCACCTGCGAGCCCTCCTCGGCGAAGGAACACCCTTGCCCGAGATGTCCTTCAAATCGGTCGAACAGGGCGCCGCGACCTCCGTCCTGCTGGCCACCTCACCCTTGCTCGACGGCATCAGCGGCCGGTACTTCGAGGACTGCAACGAGGCACCACTGCACCAGCCGGGCACCAACACCGGGGTCGCGCCGCACGCCCTGGATCCGGAGGCGGCCGAGCGACTCTGGCAGGTCTCCGAGCAACTCCTGGACTGA